The Haloarchaeobius sp. HME9146 genome includes a region encoding these proteins:
- a CDS encoding mandelate racemase/muconate lactonizing enzyme family protein gives MEITGIETYVVDVPLVDLDEGVDGIAPYTTNHGNLYSMERVLVRVDTDEGISGWGEVRVFLSPEATVSLIKEGIAPMVLGMSPFEIEAFRRRLFIEYTNVELFFAPIEIACWDIVGKATGRPVYELLGGWTAPESASRRHRQHQDEYDETNSVECAYCLGILDPETSAERAVEVRDAGYSVLKTKAGRDWRTDVDRIVAMHEAVDGELEFRLDPNQGWTLDQAVRVCAMLEDAGVYLQYVEQPIRVDGHGSLASLRNRTRQPIGANEDTYIPRNIGALAREDAVDVAILDMTPAGGIAGLRQQAAIAEDAGLSVTHHCAFDLGIRTAAVMHAVLGVPGFTLPPDTVYYGWEGDVITEPLTVADGCIELPDGPGLGVEVDMDAVAQYALDG, from the coding sequence ATGGAAATCACGGGTATCGAGACCTACGTAGTCGACGTGCCGCTCGTCGACCTCGATGAGGGCGTCGACGGTATCGCTCCCTACACGACCAACCACGGCAACCTCTACTCGATGGAACGCGTCCTCGTCAGGGTTGACACGGACGAGGGAATCAGCGGCTGGGGTGAGGTCCGGGTGTTCCTCTCCCCCGAGGCGACCGTCTCGCTCATCAAGGAGGGCATCGCGCCGATGGTCCTCGGCATGTCGCCGTTCGAGATAGAGGCGTTCCGTCGACGACTGTTCATCGAGTACACGAACGTCGAGCTGTTCTTCGCCCCTATCGAGATCGCCTGCTGGGACATCGTCGGCAAAGCCACCGGCCGGCCCGTGTACGAGTTGCTCGGGGGCTGGACCGCGCCCGAGTCCGCCTCGCGTCGGCACCGCCAACACCAGGACGAGTACGACGAGACGAACAGCGTCGAGTGCGCCTACTGTCTCGGCATCCTCGACCCCGAAACCTCCGCCGAGCGCGCCGTCGAGGTCCGCGACGCGGGCTATTCCGTGTTGAAGACCAAGGCAGGCAGGGACTGGCGGACCGACGTGGACCGCATCGTCGCCATGCACGAGGCGGTCGACGGCGAGCTCGAGTTCCGGCTCGACCCCAACCAGGGCTGGACTTTGGACCAGGCGGTTCGTGTGTGTGCGATGCTCGAAGACGCTGGCGTCTACCTCCAGTACGTGGAGCAGCCGATTCGGGTCGACGGCCACGGGTCGCTCGCGAGCCTTCGGAACCGCACGCGCCAGCCCATCGGCGCGAACGAGGACACCTACATCCCGCGGAACATCGGCGCGCTCGCCCGCGAGGACGCGGTCGACGTGGCGATTCTGGACATGACGCCCGCCGGTGGTATCGCCGGCCTCCGCCAGCAGGCCGCGATTGCCGAGGACGCCGGGCTGTCGGTGACCCATCACTGTGCCTTCGACCTCGGCATCCGGACCGCCGCAGTCATGCACGCCGTGCTCGGGGTTCCGGGATTCACGCTCCCGCCGGACACGGTCTACTACGGCTGGGAAGGCGACGTGATTACCGAGCCACTCACCGTCGCCGACGGATGTATCGAACTCCCCGATGGGCCCGGGCTGGGCGTCGAGGTCGACATGGACGCCGTGGCGCAGTACGCCCTCGACGGCTGA
- a CDS encoding creatininase family protein, whose product MAFDSLESSHSWAARTYPEVLETAESAGSILIVPVGSIEQHGHHLPVATDTLLVDAVANLGADRVEGDVPILVTPPVWSGYSPHHLSFGGTITTTFEGLLGLLESVADSALENGFDAILLLNGHGGNIALVNGAVSTIGVAHPETEVLGLTYFQLAGSFIDDIRESDLGGMAHGGEFETSLMQYLYPDLVHEDRFEATSWETEYDHGPSDMFAGGPLASYRGFDEYSECGAIGAPELASAEKGEVIAELLGDELETILRAVHEYTRGE is encoded by the coding sequence ATGGCGTTCGACTCACTCGAGTCCAGTCACAGCTGGGCAGCCCGCACCTACCCGGAAGTCCTCGAAACGGCCGAATCCGCGGGTTCGATCCTCATCGTCCCCGTCGGCAGCATCGAACAGCACGGCCATCATCTGCCGGTCGCGACCGATACGCTGCTCGTCGACGCGGTCGCGAACCTCGGTGCTGACCGTGTCGAGGGAGACGTCCCGATTCTCGTGACGCCCCCAGTCTGGTCGGGCTACTCCCCACATCATCTCTCGTTCGGTGGGACCATCACGACGACATTCGAGGGCTTGCTGGGCCTGCTCGAATCGGTCGCCGATTCGGCGCTCGAGAACGGCTTCGACGCGATACTCCTGTTGAACGGCCACGGCGGAAACATCGCGCTGGTCAACGGTGCCGTCTCGACCATCGGCGTCGCCCACCCGGAGACCGAGGTCCTGGGCCTCACCTACTTCCAGCTCGCCGGGTCGTTCATCGACGACATCAGGGAGAGCGACCTCGGGGGCATGGCCCACGGTGGCGAGTTCGAGACCTCGCTCATGCAGTACCTCTACCCCGACCTCGTCCACGAGGACCGCTTCGAGGCGACCTCGTGGGAGACCGAGTACGACCACGGCCCCTCGGACATGTTCGCCGGTGGCCCACTCGCGTCCTACCGCGGGTTCGATGAGTACTCCGAGTGCGGTGCCATCGGCGCGCCGGAACTCGCGTCCGCCGAGAAAGGTGAGGTCATCGCGGAGCTCCTCGGTGACGAACTCGAAACGATTCTCCGGGCGGTCCACGAGTACACCCGCGGGGAGTGA
- a CDS encoding GNAT family N-acetyltransferase encodes MKIRTLRPEDVPAALALSTQAGWNQLEADWTRLLDLAPELCFAGVVDGELVATSTLVSYDEVGWVGMVLVDESHRRQGYGMEIFRQALDAAIEVGLEVVGLDATDAGRAVYQNVQFVDVAPITRWQGELTVPPATASSAFDGTPPVVRDPPVARLRELDEQACGVDRGDLLSRLLSEEGTVAFQAADDRGYAIVRPGRTHWQVGPVIARDGQTLEALLEAVADSLPDRRVIVDVLGESGYATELGRFGLTEHRHLTRMTHQASNPALMGDAVVAAAGFELG; translated from the coding sequence ATGAAGATTCGAACGCTTCGCCCAGAGGACGTTCCAGCTGCGTTGGCGCTGTCGACACAGGCAGGCTGGAACCAGCTCGAAGCGGACTGGACCCGCCTGCTCGACCTGGCACCCGAACTCTGTTTCGCGGGTGTCGTCGACGGGGAACTGGTCGCGACGTCGACGCTTGTCTCGTACGACGAGGTGGGGTGGGTCGGGATGGTGCTCGTCGATGAGAGCCATCGCAGACAGGGATACGGGATGGAGATATTCCGTCAGGCTCTGGACGCCGCAATCGAGGTGGGCCTCGAGGTGGTCGGCCTCGATGCGACAGACGCGGGCCGGGCGGTGTACCAGAACGTCCAGTTCGTCGACGTGGCCCCCATCACACGGTGGCAGGGTGAACTCACCGTGCCACCGGCCACCGCGTCATCCGCGTTCGATGGAACCCCCCCTGTCGTGCGGGATCCACCAGTCGCTCGGCTTCGTGAACTCGACGAGCAGGCGTGCGGTGTCGACAGGGGCGACCTGTTGTCTCGGCTGCTGTCCGAGGAGGGAACGGTGGCGTTCCAGGCCGCGGACGACCGGGGGTACGCGATAGTTCGACCGGGTCGAACACACTGGCAGGTGGGACCGGTCATCGCGAGGGACGGGCAGACATTGGAGGCGTTGCTGGAAGCGGTGGCCGACTCCCTCCCGGATCGACGCGTCATCGTCGACGTGCTCGGCGAGTCGGGATACGCGACGGAACTGGGTCGGTTCGGGCTGACCGAGCACCGGCACCTGACGCGCATGACGCATCAGGCCTCGAACCCGGCGCTCATGGGTGATGCCGTCGTCGCGGCGGCCGGGTTCGAACTCGGGTGA
- a CDS encoding glycoside hydrolase family protein, translating to MTDEPTQLQESAFSTRLEPLGRILEDRYHYIWGCSPIYGPDGTVHVFYSRWRRKHGMIGWLIDCEIVHAVADHPAGPYQLVDDPVVLAGAGGDNWDGVTVHNPEVHEVDGGYVMLYVGNSLAYSQNLVERTKIGMAFADSLDGPWTRHPDNPIIDRGERGEWDSVSVDTPSLLAHPDGRYFIYYRSWTGRDSDVRNDTIGVAIAEDLLGPYEKHPENPIIDPRTLTDQRPVGVEDPCAFVEDGTIHLLTRDFGVQSGRSGFSPCSGLLFSSEDGIDFAMPPEIGYHEAERYYGEAENDHDLIRYGRFERPKVLMEDGHPRYLFNAMRGGPFGTATGHVFEVDSP from the coding sequence ATGACGGACGAACCGACCCAACTCCAGGAATCGGCGTTCAGTACGCGACTCGAGCCACTCGGACGGATTCTGGAAGACCGGTACCACTACATCTGGGGCTGTTCACCGATCTATGGCCCTGACGGCACGGTACACGTCTTCTACTCTCGCTGGCGACGCAAGCACGGGATGATCGGCTGGCTCATCGACTGCGAGATAGTGCATGCGGTCGCAGACCACCCCGCAGGCCCGTACCAGCTCGTCGACGACCCTGTCGTCCTCGCGGGGGCGGGCGGGGACAACTGGGACGGCGTCACCGTCCACAATCCGGAGGTCCACGAGGTGGACGGCGGCTACGTGATGCTCTACGTCGGGAACAGCCTCGCGTACAGCCAGAACCTGGTCGAGCGGACGAAGATCGGGATGGCGTTCGCGGATTCGCTGGACGGCCCGTGGACGCGACACCCCGACAATCCCATCATCGACCGGGGCGAGCGTGGCGAGTGGGACAGTGTCTCGGTGGACACGCCCTCGCTGCTCGCCCATCCCGATGGTCGGTACTTCATCTACTACCGGTCCTGGACGGGCCGCGACAGCGACGTCAGGAACGACACCATCGGCGTGGCAATCGCCGAGGACCTCCTTGGGCCATACGAGAAGCACCCCGAGAACCCCATCATCGACCCGCGGACTCTCACCGACCAGCGACCCGTCGGCGTCGAGGACCCGTGTGCCTTCGTGGAAGACGGGACCATCCACCTGCTCACCCGAGACTTCGGCGTGCAGTCGGGGCGCTCCGGATTCAGCCCGTGTTCGGGGCTCCTGTTCAGCTCCGAGGATGGCATCGACTTCGCGATGCCGCCCGAAATCGGCTACCACGAAGCCGAACGGTACTACGGGGAGGCCGAGAACGACCACGACCTGATTCGGTACGGACGGTTCGAGCGGCCGAAGGTCCTGATGGAGGACGGCCACCCGCGATACCTGTTCAATGCCATGCGGGGTGGCCCATTCGGGACCGCCACTGGCCACGTGTTCGAGGTCGATTCGCCATGA
- a CDS encoding C45 family peptidase produces the protein MTGSSNEATLRCLTLTGTPYERGVTHGEAFSDEISHNLDTYLETFTYCGVEESAVYEMAEQFVDVIATANESYYEEMQGIADASDCSLVDITVLNARYEVLYGAWHTEAADLADGCTAFGARPEITANGHTIIGQNWDWLVPLSTFVMELRRDTAPDMLVMTEAGIVGGKVGFNEHGIGMLLNGLVTADDGEEPFRTPYHVRFREVLDSARFDHAIGALLTENRACSANVILGHAQGELIDLELGPTTANHIFPDDRTHLLTHANHLEGPEMESRLEIRSPDTLCRSNRLRRLLLQEGTELSVEAAQAVLQDHFGRPKSICRHPDETEDELDRTQTKGSFVIDLTERRFVVTDGPPCEREYAELQL, from the coding sequence ATGACCGGGAGTTCGAACGAAGCGACACTGCGGTGTCTCACGCTCACCGGGACGCCCTACGAGCGTGGGGTCACGCACGGCGAGGCGTTCAGTGACGAGATCAGCCACAACCTCGATACCTACCTCGAGACGTTCACCTACTGCGGTGTGGAGGAATCCGCTGTGTACGAGATGGCCGAGCAGTTCGTCGACGTCATCGCCACGGCAAACGAGAGCTATTACGAGGAGATGCAGGGAATCGCCGATGCGAGCGACTGCTCGCTGGTCGATATCACCGTGCTCAACGCACGGTACGAGGTTCTCTACGGGGCCTGGCACACGGAGGCAGCGGATCTCGCGGATGGCTGTACGGCTTTCGGTGCCCGTCCGGAGATTACGGCGAATGGGCACACCATCATCGGGCAGAACTGGGACTGGCTCGTTCCACTGTCGACGTTCGTGATGGAGCTTCGCCGAGACACGGCACCAGACATGCTCGTGATGACGGAAGCAGGTATCGTCGGTGGGAAAGTCGGCTTCAATGAGCACGGTATCGGGATGCTGCTGAACGGGCTGGTGACGGCCGACGACGGCGAGGAGCCGTTCAGGACACCCTACCACGTGCGGTTCCGTGAGGTCCTCGACTCGGCACGGTTCGACCACGCCATCGGGGCGCTGTTGACCGAGAACAGGGCCTGTTCGGCGAACGTCATCCTCGGGCACGCACAGGGAGAACTCATCGATCTGGAACTCGGACCGACGACCGCGAACCACATCTTCCCGGACGACAGGACCCACCTGCTGACACACGCCAATCACCTCGAAGGGCCCGAGATGGAGAGTCGACTCGAGATCCGGAGTCCGGATACGCTCTGTCGCTCGAACCGGCTGCGACGGCTGCTTCTGCAGGAAGGGACGGAGCTCTCCGTCGAGGCGGCACAGGCGGTCCTGCAGGACCACTTCGGGCGTCCGAAGAGCATCTGCCGCCACCCGGACGAGACCGAAGACGAACTGGACCGAACACAGACGAAGGGGAGTTTCGTCATCGACCTCACCGAACGGCGGTTCGTCGTGACCGATGGGCCGCCCTGTGAGCGGGAGTACGCCGAACTTCAGCTGTAG
- a CDS encoding aldo/keto reductase has product MEYTTLGSSGLHVSKLCFGTWRFNQEAADGTVETTREQAHELLDTFEEAGGNFIDTANDYGDGESERWIGEWLAERDREDYVVASKVFWAQNSRFSENLSRKNIRAEIEGTLDRLDTDYIDVYYLHRFDDDTPVRETLRTLDQLVKEGKIHYIGASAMAAWKLTKGLWTADVEGLEEFVVTQPRFNAADHPRDYLDVCADQDLAVCSYSPLQAGILTGKYSGSENPDGSRADLNGWEMELSDRQVRVVSAIESVAEETESSMAQVALRWLIDQREFTCVPIFGARTVEQMEENLGAVEVSLSDEQFDRITDAYGEPDDE; this is encoded by the coding sequence ATGGAGTATACGACACTCGGCTCCAGCGGACTGCACGTCTCGAAGCTCTGCTTTGGAACCTGGCGGTTCAATCAGGAGGCAGCCGACGGGACGGTAGAGACGACCCGGGAACAGGCACACGAGCTGCTCGACACCTTCGAGGAGGCGGGCGGGAACTTCATCGACACCGCCAACGACTACGGCGATGGCGAGTCCGAGCGCTGGATCGGCGAGTGGCTTGCCGAGCGCGACCGCGAGGACTACGTCGTCGCCTCGAAGGTGTTCTGGGCGCAGAACTCACGATTCTCGGAGAACCTCTCGCGGAAGAACATCCGTGCCGAGATAGAGGGCACGCTGGACCGCCTGGACACCGACTACATCGACGTGTACTATCTCCACCGGTTCGACGACGACACGCCGGTCCGCGAGACGCTCCGGACGCTCGACCAGCTCGTCAAAGAGGGGAAGATACACTACATCGGCGCATCCGCGATGGCTGCATGGAAGCTCACCAAGGGGCTCTGGACCGCGGACGTCGAAGGACTGGAGGAGTTCGTCGTCACCCAGCCGCGGTTCAACGCGGCCGACCACCCCCGCGACTACCTAGACGTCTGTGCCGACCAAGACCTCGCGGTGTGTTCCTATTCGCCGCTGCAGGCGGGTATCCTGACCGGGAAGTACTCCGGGAGCGAGAACCCGGACGGCTCGCGTGCCGACCTGAACGGCTGGGAGATGGAACTCTCGGACCGACAGGTTCGGGTCGTCTCTGCCATCGAGTCTGTCGCCGAGGAGACCGAGTCGTCGATGGCCCAGGTCGCCCTCCGGTGGCTCATCGACCAACGAGAGTTCACATGCGTCCCCATCTTCGGGGCCAGGACCGTCGAGCAGATGGAGGAGAACCTCGGTGCGGTCGAGGTCTCGCTCTCGGACGAGCAGTTCGACCGCATCACCGACGCCTACGGCGAGCCAGACGACGAGTAA
- a CDS encoding zinc-binding dehydrogenase, which yields MKALVKTEAGEGALELRDVPIPDIGPDDIRIEVAVCGICGSDLHIEAGTHPCDPPVVLGHEFSGIVDAVGENVDTFDVGDRVGYRRPWNPFPGVGADGGFARYVRAPAANVWRLPDDISFAEATQYETVIGPMTWVRETAGLETGERVVVSGPGPIGLLVANIAKMDGASSVVVLGTDADVDVRLATAETMGADETFVFGEEALAAIEAEPPTVWFDTSGAPPAIEAAVDHVAPGGRVVCNALGDGPWNIDMRRVAYHSIQIRGRWGGDSDTLPAAVEAIQAGDLHVSDIITDTLPLTEWETAFERLREKRDIKLLLDPSR from the coding sequence ATGAAAGCACTCGTCAAGACCGAAGCAGGCGAAGGCGCGCTCGAACTCCGTGACGTACCGATTCCGGATATCGGCCCGGACGACATCAGAATCGAGGTCGCGGTCTGTGGTATCTGTGGAAGCGACCTACACATCGAAGCGGGAACACACCCCTGTGACCCACCTGTCGTCCTCGGCCACGAGTTCAGCGGTATCGTCGATGCGGTCGGTGAGAACGTGGACACGTTCGACGTGGGGGACCGGGTAGGGTACCGCCGACCCTGGAACCCGTTCCCGGGCGTCGGGGCCGATGGTGGCTTCGCACGATACGTGCGTGCCCCGGCGGCGAACGTCTGGCGACTCCCGGACGACATCAGCTTCGCGGAGGCGACCCAGTACGAGACCGTCATCGGCCCGATGACGTGGGTCAGAGAGACCGCGGGCCTGGAGACAGGTGAACGGGTCGTCGTATCCGGCCCGGGACCCATCGGCCTCCTCGTCGCGAACATCGCCAAGATGGACGGCGCGTCGTCGGTGGTCGTCCTGGGAACCGACGCAGACGTCGACGTTCGGTTAGCAACCGCCGAAACGATGGGTGCCGACGAGACCTTCGTCTTCGGCGAGGAAGCACTGGCAGCCATCGAGGCTGAACCGCCGACCGTGTGGTTCGACACGTCCGGTGCGCCGCCAGCCATCGAGGCCGCCGTCGACCACGTCGCGCCGGGCGGTCGAGTCGTCTGCAACGCACTCGGAGATGGCCCATGGAATATCGACATGCGACGGGTCGCCTACCACAGCATCCAGATTCGCGGCCGCTGGGGCGGTGACAGCGACACGCTCCCGGCAGCCGTCGAGGCGATTCAGGCGGGAGACCTGCACGTCTCCGACATCATCACTGATACGCTCCCGCTGACGGAGTGGGAGACGGCGTTCGAGCGACTGCGAGAGAAACGGGACATCAAACTGCTGCTGGACCCGTCCCGGTGA
- a CDS encoding VCBS repeat-containing protein: protein MGSHPLFEHTLIDTTDCFWGWPPTEPGYVSRGCVTVADYDGDGYPEYTIGGVHREDEQGFLFQYDRDPGTGEWSRRELFPDFWPDVGAVALDVDGDGNPELVCSDNEHGILRWVVLAPDRDDYGTSHKVTEPGPLGYHDILAADLDGDGREEIIGREKGLRLLYHHIPEEDPTGQWPVTVIDDEVPGDGTLVAHLSDSPGLDVVTAVAWYENVAGDGTEWERHPVLPPDLDWHPETRITMGDVDGDGEAELVVTESEEDTGARLAVCSRPESDDDYWDVEVLFPAEADYRAMHSLALADFDGDGILEIFTAEMENRKTDGVETQPRWYLLSYEDGEWERDVLLDENLGTHCATVIDANGDGRPDIIGKTWRANEVNGVDGQNHIDLLTNVGGR, encoded by the coding sequence ATGGGTTCGCACCCGCTATTCGAGCATACGCTCATCGATACGACGGACTGTTTCTGGGGCTGGCCCCCGACGGAACCGGGCTACGTCTCCAGGGGCTGTGTCACGGTCGCTGACTACGACGGCGATGGGTATCCGGAGTACACTATCGGTGGGGTCCACCGTGAAGACGAACAGGGGTTCCTGTTCCAGTACGACCGGGACCCAGGGACAGGCGAGTGGTCTCGCCGGGAGCTATTCCCGGACTTCTGGCCGGACGTCGGTGCAGTAGCGCTCGACGTCGATGGCGACGGGAACCCGGAACTCGTCTGCAGCGACAACGAACACGGTATCCTTCGCTGGGTGGTTCTGGCTCCGGACCGCGACGACTACGGGACGAGTCACAAAGTAACCGAACCCGGCCCGCTCGGGTATCACGACATACTGGCAGCCGACCTTGATGGCGATGGGCGGGAGGAGATAATCGGGCGAGAGAAAGGACTGCGACTGCTGTACCACCACATCCCCGAGGAGGACCCGACCGGCCAGTGGCCAGTGACGGTCATCGACGACGAGGTGCCGGGCGACGGTACCCTCGTAGCCCACCTCTCGGACTCACCCGGGCTCGACGTGGTGACAGCCGTGGCCTGGTACGAGAACGTAGCTGGCGACGGAACGGAGTGGGAGCGACATCCCGTCCTTCCGCCGGACCTGGACTGGCACCCGGAGACTCGGATCACGATGGGCGACGTGGACGGCGACGGTGAAGCCGAACTCGTCGTCACCGAGAGCGAGGAGGACACGGGCGCACGGCTCGCCGTCTGCTCACGCCCCGAGAGCGACGACGACTACTGGGACGTGGAGGTGCTCTTCCCGGCCGAAGCCGACTACCGCGCGATGCACTCCCTCGCGCTCGCCGACTTCGACGGCGACGGAATCCTCGAGATATTCACCGCCGAGATGGAGAACAGGAAGACCGACGGCGTCGAGACACAACCGCGCTGGTACCTCCTCTCCTACGAGGACGGCGAGTGGGAGCGTGACGTCCTGCTCGACGAGAACCTCGGCACCCACTGTGCGACCGTCATCGATGCGAACGGCGACGGCCGGCCCGACATCATCGGGAAGACCTGGCGCGCGAACGAGGTCAACGGCGTCGACGGCCAGAACCACATCGACCTCCTGACCAACGTGGGAGGTCGCTGA
- a CDS encoding SDR family NAD(P)-dependent oxidoreductase, which yields MNSNPFTLTDRTAIVTGASRGIGKAIAETFADAGANVVLCARSSETVESVAADIETTYDTRAVGVACDVTEPEEVEALVATTVDTFGGIDVLVNNAGGAIADETILRLDEETWEQNLDVNLTGHYRVAKAALPEMITGGGGSIVHVGSVNGMTGIGLSAYSAAKSGLLQLSRNIATQYGHRGIRSNVLAPGTIETEQRRREMEESEERAEEGSARQKWLDQYALRRFGRPDEVATAALFLASDAAGFVTGTELVVDGGLLSGLDQSLLRDVYEIDDIDGTGDE from the coding sequence ATGAATTCGAACCCATTCACCCTCACCGACCGGACTGCTATCGTCACCGGTGCCTCCCGTGGCATCGGGAAAGCTATCGCGGAGACTTTCGCCGACGCGGGCGCGAACGTCGTGCTCTGCGCTCGCTCCAGCGAGACGGTGGAGTCGGTGGCAGCCGACATCGAAACGACATACGACACCCGTGCCGTCGGTGTCGCGTGCGACGTGACCGAGCCCGAGGAGGTCGAGGCGCTCGTCGCGACGACGGTCGATACCTTCGGGGGTATCGACGTGCTGGTGAACAACGCCGGCGGCGCGATTGCCGACGAAACGATTCTCAGACTCGACGAGGAGACGTGGGAGCAGAACCTCGACGTGAACCTCACCGGGCACTACCGCGTCGCGAAAGCCGCCCTTCCCGAGATGATAACCGGGGGCGGCGGCTCAATCGTCCACGTCGGGTCGGTCAACGGCATGACCGGTATCGGCCTCAGTGCCTACTCGGCGGCGAAGAGCGGTCTGCTCCAGCTTTCCCGCAACATCGCGACCCAATACGGCCATCGCGGCATCCGGTCCAACGTGCTGGCCCCGGGGACCATCGAGACCGAGCAACGACGCCGGGAGATGGAGGAGTCTGAGGAGCGGGCTGAGGAAGGCTCGGCACGACAGAAGTGGCTCGACCAGTACGCACTGCGCCGGTTCGGTCGCCCCGACGAGGTCGCGACCGCGGCCCTGTTCCTCGCGTCCGATGCCGCCGGATTCGTCACCGGCACGGAACTGGTCGTCGACGGTGGCCTGCTCTCCGGACTGGACCAGTCGCTGCTTCGGGACGTGTACGAGATAGACGATATCGACGGGACTGGCGACGAGTGA
- a CDS encoding sulfatase, with protein MTAATADSPNVIVIHPHNLGRYLGCYGKQVATPNIDALATESITFENYFCTAAHCSPARGSMWTGRYPHRNGLIGLAHLGWSLHDDERTLVDFLNDESYRTYLFGLQHICGDAEDVGFQHVQGSTHEFNVDEPAETVAERVEAFLESDEADDDDPFFASVGFSEVHRQPLVERCLDCGWTFDLPGYGADDPDEVEPLPYLPDRPGIREDLAHFHGMIHAVDDGVGRIVDALDESGLDDDTILVFTTDHGIGFPRAMGTCYDPGVETFLIVRWPGTTTQGARDDHLLSHVDFLPTMLDLVGGQEPTDIDGRSFAPLVTDEGSYEPRERLFVEFTWHSKYNPMRAVRTNRYKYIRNFGDVPLVYIPAPLFSAAAGKEVREEFYGEQRPEEELYDLQADPNEMTNLADDPAHQETLQELRGVVDEWMVETDDRLLEGDWPPSAKQLERIQKSPWVPRDVDEFC; from the coding sequence ATGACTGCAGCGACAGCCGATTCGCCGAACGTCATCGTCATCCATCCCCACAACCTCGGGCGGTACCTCGGGTGTTACGGGAAACAGGTGGCGACCCCGAACATCGACGCGCTCGCGACCGAGAGCATCACGTTCGAGAACTACTTCTGCACCGCTGCGCACTGTTCGCCAGCACGCGGAAGCATGTGGACCGGCCGCTACCCGCACCGGAACGGCCTCATCGGGCTCGCCCATCTCGGCTGGAGCCTGCACGACGACGAGCGGACACTGGTCGACTTCCTCAACGACGAGAGCTACCGGACCTACCTCTTCGGCCTCCAGCACATCTGCGGGGACGCCGAGGACGTTGGCTTCCAGCACGTCCAGGGGTCGACCCACGAGTTCAACGTCGACGAACCGGCCGAGACGGTCGCCGAGCGCGTCGAGGCGTTCCTCGAGAGCGACGAGGCGGACGACGACGACCCGTTCTTCGCCTCTGTCGGCTTCTCCGAGGTGCACCGCCAACCACTCGTCGAGCGCTGCCTGGACTGCGGCTGGACGTTCGACCTGCCAGGGTATGGAGCCGACGACCCCGACGAGGTCGAGCCGCTCCCGTACCTTCCGGACCGACCGGGAATCCGCGAAGACCTCGCGCACTTCCACGGGATGATACACGCGGTCGACGACGGGGTCGGTCGCATCGTGGATGCGCTCGACGAATCAGGGCTCGACGACGACACCATCCTGGTGTTCACGACCGACCACGGCATCGGCTTCCCGCGGGCGATGGGAACCTGCTACGACCCGGGCGTCGAGACGTTCCTCATCGTCCGGTGGCCCGGCACCACCACGCAGGGGGCCCGCGATGACCACCTCCTCTCGCACGTCGACTTCCTGCCCACGATGCTGGACCTCGTGGGAGGGCAGGAACCGACCGACATCGACGGTCGGAGCTTCGCCCCGCTCGTCACTGATGAGGGCTCGTACGAGCCACGAGAACGGCTCTTCGTCGAGTTCACCTGGCACAGCAAGTACAATCCGATGCGGGCGGTGCGAACGAACCGCTACAAGTACATCCGGAACTTCGGCGACGTACCGCTGGTGTATATTCCCGCCCCGCTGTTCTCTGCCGCCGCCGGCAAGGAGGTTCGCGAGGAGTTCTACGGCGAACAACGCCCGGAGGAGGAACTGTACGACCTGCAGGCGGACCCGAACGAGATGACGAACCTCGCCGACGACCCGGCCCACCAGGAGACGCTACAGGAACTGCGTGGCGTGGTCGACGAGTGGATGGTCGAGACCGACGACCGGTTGCTGGAGGGCGACTGGCCGCCCTCGGCGAAGCAACTCGAACGCATCCAGAAGTCTCCCTGGGTACCCCGCGACGTCGACGAGTTCTGTTGA